From the genome of Turicibacter faecis, one region includes:
- a CDS encoding glycosyltransferase family 39 protein produces MVIKIKSILLQLFLLVFTATFAFIFTDALIHPNATFLQMSGWKVGGLACLIAAFFYFAYRGMKKLSTRGLMIVSLVNLVLLVLLQLFFIRYFQVNPTWDVGDVYRAALEQKDSFYALSDYFTIKYPNNIPLLIVFILGMRFLDLFGVTNYYFYFTFVNALVILLSMGGLYWLIHRHFGLVSATWASLLMLFMTPLYMYVPIVYTDTLVMIFPILGLILYDLFYHSTDRRRYVYLILLGLVLSIGVLVKTNAIILVVAILIHYLMMNPMKRWIQLLIGIALPFFIVNTIYQSRISPLYPTEKSELGFPMTHWVMMGLDGNGGYFHEDAEYTNSLKLEGLTNDQIKDIHLDRIKQQLSEYGVRGFLNHLHQKMNFTWAEGTYFIPEKLSRQPLETNVYQAYVFGDKNHPYLYAVQAIQLVMLGLMTISGVYLFKNRHAFVHVMAITLFGNFLFLLIWETRSRYLVLYLPLMMMLCTYAMASLNKNSMKGSREHV; encoded by the coding sequence ATGGTTATAAAAATAAAGTCGATATTACTGCAATTATTTTTACTTGTATTTACCGCAACATTTGCATTTATTTTTACGGATGCGCTCATTCATCCTAATGCAACCTTTTTGCAGATGAGTGGGTGGAAAGTAGGCGGGCTCGCTTGTTTGATCGCTGCTTTTTTCTATTTTGCTTATCGGGGCATGAAGAAATTATCAACGCGTGGATTAATGATCGTAAGTCTTGTCAATCTAGTGCTTTTAGTGCTGTTACAACTTTTCTTTATTCGTTATTTTCAAGTGAATCCCACGTGGGATGTCGGGGATGTTTACCGAGCCGCACTTGAACAAAAAGATAGTTTTTACGCCTTGTCGGATTATTTTACGATCAAGTATCCGAATAACATTCCGTTGCTCATTGTTTTTATTCTCGGGATGCGGTTTTTAGATTTATTCGGAGTCACGAATTATTATTTTTATTTTACGTTTGTTAATGCCCTTGTCATCTTATTATCGATGGGGGGACTCTATTGGTTGATTCATCGCCATTTTGGCCTCGTCTCAGCCACATGGGCAAGTTTATTGATGTTATTTATGACGCCATTATATATGTACGTTCCTATCGTCTATACCGATACATTGGTCATGATTTTCCCAATTCTAGGGCTTATCCTTTATGATTTATTTTATCATTCGACGGATAGGCGCCGTTATGTCTACTTAATTTTATTAGGGCTTGTCTTATCGATTGGTGTATTAGTGAAGACAAATGCGATTATTTTAGTAGTTGCCATCCTGATTCATTATTTGATGATGAATCCAATGAAAAGATGGATTCAGTTGTTGATCGGTATTGCACTTCCATTTTTTATCGTGAATACAATCTATCAGTCACGAATCTCGCCCCTTTATCCGACAGAGAAATCAGAACTTGGATTTCCAATGACGCATTGGGTAATGATGGGGTTAGACGGAAACGGTGGATATTTTCATGAAGATGCCGAATATACGAATTCCTTAAAGTTAGAAGGGTTGACGAATGATCAAATTAAAGACATTCATCTAGATAGAATTAAACAACAGTTATCAGAGTATGGGGTTAGAGGGTTTCTTAACCATCTCCATCAGAAGATGAATTTCACTTGGGCTGAGGGGACCTATTTTATCCCTGAAAAGTTAAGCCGTCAGCCGCTTGAGACGAATGTTTACCAAGCTTACGTGTTTGGTGATAAAAATCATCCGTATCTTTATGCCGTCCAGGCAATCCAGTTGGTCATGCTTGGATTAATGACGATCTCCGGTGTTTATTTATTTAAAAACCGTCACGCGTTTGTTCATGTGATGGCCATCACCCTCTTCGGTAACTTCCTATTTTTACTGATTTGGGAAACCCGCTCACGGTATTTGGTGCTCTATTTACCGTTAATGATGATGCTTTGCACGTATGCCATGGCATCTTTAAATAAAAATTCGATGAAGGGGAGTAGAGAACATGTCTAA
- a CDS encoding GtrA family protein → MIDKLKTNPKLAEFIRFIIVGVLATALHYGIYLALEYGIGLNYNMAYTIGYLLSFIFNFFASTFFTFQSEANAQNGIKFAGAHLINYFVHMFLLNFFIFIGIPGGIAPVFVFPIAIIINFFMVRFALKK, encoded by the coding sequence ATGATTGATAAACTTAAAACCAATCCAAAACTAGCTGAATTTATCCGCTTTATCATCGTTGGGGTTTTGGCAACTGCCCTCCATTACGGAATTTACCTCGCCCTTGAATACGGAATCGGACTGAATTACAACATGGCCTACACGATCGGCTATCTCTTAAGCTTTATTTTTAACTTCTTTGCTTCAACCTTCTTTACTTTCCAATCCGAGGCAAACGCCCAAAATGGAATTAAATTTGCCGGCGCACACCTCATCAACTACTTCGTTCATATGTTTTTACTCAACTTCTTTATCTTCATCGGTATTCCTGGAGGAATCGCCCCAGTCTTTGTCTTCCCAATCGCCATCATCATTAACTTCTTCATGGTACGATTCGCCTTAAAAAAATAA
- a CDS encoding glycosyltransferase family 2 protein has protein sequence MSNIIYFVVPCYNEEAVLEVTAQKLMEKVESLIQRDVISPKSRITFVDDGSKDQTWPMIKELSTTHHLISGVKLSRNRGHQNALLAGLMTVKDLCDATISLDADLQDDIDVIDQFIDKFLNESCDVVYGVRNDRTTDTGFKRHTAQMFYKIMNQLGADIVYNHADYRLLSRRALNGLSEFKEVNLFLRGLVPLVGYKSDVVYYERHERFAGESKYPLKKMIAFAIEGITSLSVKPIRLVTTLGISVFVISLIPLLYSLVQWMNGNTIKGWTTLILSIWTLGGLQILCIGVIGEYIGKIYLESKQRPRFIVEEFINEVD, from the coding sequence ATGTCTAATATCATTTACTTTGTTGTTCCTTGTTATAATGAGGAGGCCGTTTTAGAAGTGACGGCACAAAAGTTAATGGAGAAAGTGGAGTCGTTAATTCAGCGGGACGTGATTTCTCCTAAAAGTCGAATTACTTTTGTTGATGATGGAAGTAAAGATCAAACGTGGCCAATGATCAAAGAGTTATCAACGACTCATCACTTAATCAGCGGGGTCAAGTTATCACGCAATCGGGGTCACCAAAATGCATTATTAGCCGGTCTTATGACGGTTAAAGATTTATGTGATGCAACGATTTCTTTAGATGCTGATTTACAAGATGATATTGATGTTATTGACCAATTTATTGATAAGTTTTTAAATGAATCATGTGATGTGGTTTATGGTGTGCGAAACGATCGGACAACAGATACGGGATTTAAACGACATACGGCACAAATGTTTTATAAAATAATGAATCAATTAGGGGCCGACATCGTTTATAATCATGCGGATTATCGATTGTTAAGTCGTCGGGCGTTAAATGGATTATCCGAATTTAAAGAAGTTAATTTATTCTTACGAGGATTAGTGCCACTTGTTGGGTATAAATCGGATGTTGTGTATTATGAGCGACATGAGCGTTTTGCAGGGGAATCGAAGTATCCGTTAAAGAAAATGATTGCCTTTGCGATTGAAGGGATTACTTCGCTTAGTGTGAAGCCGATTCGTTTAGTCACCACACTTGGGATTAGCGTTTTTGTTATTAGTTTAATTCCATTGCTATACTCTCTCGTCCAATGGATGAATGGGAATACGATTAAAGGATGGACGACGTTAATTTTATCGATTTGGACGCTAGGTGGATTGCAAATTCTTTGTATTGGTGTGATTGGTGAATATATCGGAAAAATTTATTTAGAATCTAAACAACGCCCTCGCTTTATTGTCGAGGAATTTATTAATGAAGTTGACTAA
- a CDS encoding glycosyltransferase family 2 protein: protein MLEFLVDSINNFFMIYIAIYAIIFFISTLSAIFVIEKNQSYRKYQHEIDSKNEDSLLPISILVPAYNEEQTIIDCIESNLYLDYPEFEVIVINDGSKDRTGDLVQEHFKLKRVNRPIRRVVPCQSEIDIYEGIINEKIKLTLVNKVNGGKADALNMGINLARYPLITSLDADSILQYDSLREIVMPFNRDNRTVAVGGNIKVSNQVILDRGRVVKYLTPKRFIVMMQLIEYYRVFLNTRVWLNLFNGNLIISGAFGLFRKDAVISVGGYDTKSIGEDMDLVLKLHSFYRQNQIPYQISYEPYAVCWSQVPSKLKDLKNQRRRWQIGLMTSMFNHRQMALNPQYGLTGFFSFTYFFIYEMMSCVFDSLGIIIIVLAFFAGFLNMTFFLTFMLIYVFYNTGLSIMAIKFEEYMFRESLSLRARIKLILFSLIENFGYRQLISLYRFSALIGYRKHKHQWKKISRVKHNKLH, encoded by the coding sequence ATAGATTCAAAGAATGAGGATAGTTTATTACCAATATCAATATTGGTTCCTGCCTATAATGAGGAACAGACTATTATAGATTGTATTGAGTCTAACTTATATTTAGATTATCCAGAGTTTGAGGTCATTGTTATTAACGATGGATCTAAGGATCGAACAGGTGATTTGGTTCAAGAACATTTTAAGTTAAAACGTGTCAATCGTCCGATTCGTAGGGTTGTACCTTGCCAAAGTGAGATTGATATTTATGAGGGAATCATTAATGAGAAGATTAAGTTAACCCTCGTTAATAAGGTAAATGGTGGGAAAGCTGATGCTTTAAATATGGGAATTAATTTAGCAAGATATCCGTTAATTACGTCGTTGGATGCCGACTCAATTTTACAATATGATTCTCTTCGTGAAATTGTAATGCCATTTAATCGGGATAATCGAACGGTAGCTGTTGGTGGTAATATTAAAGTTTCTAACCAGGTAATATTAGATAGAGGGCGAGTCGTTAAATATTTGACTCCAAAACGATTTATCGTGATGATGCAGCTCATCGAATATTACCGGGTGTTTTTAAATACGAGGGTCTGGTTAAATTTATTTAATGGTAATTTAATTATTTCTGGTGCATTTGGTCTTTTTCGTAAGGATGCCGTCATCTCTGTTGGAGGATATGATACTAAAAGTATTGGCGAAGATATGGATTTGGTATTAAAATTACATTCTTTTTATCGCCAAAATCAGATTCCTTATCAAATTAGTTACGAACCTTATGCGGTTTGTTGGTCTCAAGTTCCATCTAAACTAAAGGATTTGAAGAATCAGAGGAGAAGGTGGCAAATTGGTTTAATGACTTCGATGTTTAATCATCGGCAAATGGCATTAAATCCTCAATACGGCTTAACGGGATTCTTTTCCTTTACATACTTTTTTATCTATGAGATGATGTCATGCGTATTTGATAGTTTAGGAATTATCATTATTGTTCTTGCCTTTTTTGCTGGTTTTTTAAACATGACCTTCTTTTTAACTTTTATGTTAATCTATGTTTTTTATAATACGGGTTTATCTATTATGGCGATAAAATTCGAGGAGTATATGTTTAGGGAGTCGCTATCGTTACGGGCACGAATTAAGTTAATTTTATTTAGTTTGATAGAGAATTTTGGTTATCGACAATTGATTTCCTTGTATCGATTTAGTGCTTTGATTGGATATCGTAAGCATAAGCATCAATGGAAGAAAATTAGTCGTGTTAAGCATAATAAACTACATTAA
- a CDS encoding thioredoxin family protein, with product MNVQSHLLNDTLRQQLATVLKRMETKVTLVTIVDPHLEVSLELRDFVLDLANLGDQLEAIVKMKGEDVSLEQKIRADKFPVVALLDEKGRYSGVKFHAVPGGQEINAFLLAIYNLAGPGQAIDERTLEAIRAIRQHVNLKVVVSLSSRLCPDVVVAATRIAIENPNVEAEMIDLAHFPHLQAHYQITAVPCLILNDDHVYFGAKTIDQLLQLIS from the coding sequence ATGAATGTACAATCTCATTTATTGAATGATACTTTACGTCAACAACTGGCGACGGTTTTAAAACGGATGGAAACAAAGGTGACTTTGGTAACCATCGTGGATCCTCATCTAGAGGTGTCTCTTGAGTTACGTGATTTTGTGCTCGATCTTGCGAATTTAGGGGATCAGTTAGAAGCGATTGTCAAAATGAAGGGGGAAGATGTGTCTTTAGAACAGAAGATAAGGGCGGATAAGTTTCCTGTTGTTGCTTTGCTTGATGAGAAGGGGCGTTACTCAGGGGTGAAGTTTCATGCCGTTCCTGGGGGCCAAGAGATTAATGCGTTTTTATTGGCGATTTATAATTTGGCTGGACCGGGACAGGCCATCGATGAGCGAACGCTAGAAGCCATCCGTGCGATTCGTCAACACGTGAATTTAAAGGTTGTTGTTTCATTATCGAGTCGTTTATGCCCGGATGTCGTCGTTGCAGCGACGCGAATCGCTATTGAAAACCCCAATGTCGAGGCGGAAATGATTGATTTAGCCCATTTCCCACACCTTCAGGCGCACTATCAGATTACCGCAGTTCCATGCCTCATCCTTAATGATGATCACGTTTATTTTGGGGCAAAAACCATAGATCAACTGCTTCAACTCATTTCATAA
- a CDS encoding ClC family H(+)/Cl(-) exchange transporter: MSSLKTPLSYLKQLKLKLAFEGILIGLISGLVVVFYRLILQYAEQLRQWVTNQPTPFAFFGWFIILILAALFVGRLMVKEPMICGSGIPQVEGALANKIKMNPLSVLMNKFIGGTICIGAGLSVGREGPSIQLGAVAAQWVSRLTKRTKLEEKYLFSSGASAGLAAAFNAPLAGVMFALEEVHKHFSPLVLVGAMSAALTADFVSKNFFGLKPVFRFDLIHNLPLHHYGWIVALGLLTGILGVLYNKTLASTLNGYDKLTFLKKQYHPLIPFLLAGILLWILPDVLGGGHGLIEKLTADLFSMKTLLLLLTVKFAFSMVSFASGVPGGIFFPLLVLGALTGSIFGHLLASLHLVDEIFIQNFIILAMAGYFSAIVRAPITGSILIAEMTGSLTNLLPLSLTCLIAYTVAEGLRNEPVYDFLLHRLLRGKSSLTVGQKNILVEIPVFADSSMDGCLVRSLDLPTDCLLIAIKRGNDELIPRGNTQLMAGDDLIILMKENLAATLQEHLKSTSQKVPMY, encoded by the coding sequence GTCGTCTTTTACCGCCTCATTTTGCAGTATGCGGAGCAGCTAAGACAATGGGTTACCAATCAACCGACGCCCTTCGCGTTTTTTGGTTGGTTCATCATCCTCATCCTAGCGGCTCTTTTCGTCGGTCGCCTCATGGTCAAAGAACCAATGATCTGTGGGAGCGGAATCCCTCAAGTAGAAGGCGCCTTAGCCAATAAAATTAAAATGAATCCCCTCTCCGTCTTAATGAACAAATTCATTGGAGGAACGATTTGTATCGGAGCGGGATTATCCGTCGGACGTGAGGGTCCTTCTATTCAACTCGGTGCCGTCGCCGCCCAATGGGTTAGCCGTCTAACCAAACGAACTAAGCTAGAAGAAAAGTATCTCTTCTCAAGCGGGGCGAGTGCTGGACTAGCCGCCGCCTTTAATGCTCCACTCGCTGGGGTCATGTTCGCGCTTGAAGAGGTGCACAAACACTTCTCACCCCTCGTTTTAGTCGGTGCCATGTCCGCCGCGCTAACAGCTGATTTTGTCTCAAAAAACTTTTTTGGTTTAAAACCGGTCTTCCGCTTTGACCTCATCCATAACTTGCCCCTCCATCACTATGGATGGATTGTCGCCTTAGGACTTTTAACCGGAATTTTAGGCGTCCTGTATAATAAAACACTCGCCTCTACGTTAAACGGGTATGATAAACTAACCTTCTTAAAAAAACAGTATCATCCCCTTATCCCCTTCCTCCTTGCGGGGATCCTCCTTTGGATCTTACCGGATGTATTAGGGGGCGGGCACGGATTGATTGAAAAATTAACAGCGGATCTCTTTTCAATGAAGACCTTACTTCTTTTATTGACTGTCAAATTCGCTTTCTCCATGGTGAGCTTCGCGTCTGGTGTTCCAGGAGGAATCTTTTTTCCGCTCCTCGTCCTCGGGGCGCTCACCGGTTCAATTTTTGGCCATCTTCTCGCAAGCCTCCATCTTGTCGATGAAATCTTCATTCAAAACTTTATTATTTTGGCGATGGCCGGCTATTTCAGCGCCATCGTCCGTGCCCCAATTACCGGAAGCATTCTCATTGCCGAAATGACGGGATCATTAACAAACCTTCTCCCGCTCTCTCTCACCTGCCTTATCGCCTACACCGTGGCGGAAGGACTGAGAAATGAACCAGTCTACGATTTCCTATTACACCGATTACTGCGTGGAAAAAGCAGCCTAACCGTCGGTCAAAAAAATATCCTCGTTGAAATTCCAGTCTTCGCCGATTCTAGCATGGATGGATGCCTCGTTCGCTCCCTTGACCTGCCAACCGATTGCCTACTCATCGCCATCAAACGCGGAAATGACGAGCTTATCCCACGGGGAAATACCCAACTGATGGCGGGTGACGACCTCATTATTTTAATGAAAGAAAACTTGGCGGCCACCCTTCAAGAGCACCTAAAAAGTACCTCTCAAAAAGTTCCCATGTACTAG
- a CDS encoding FAD-dependent oxidoreductase, translating to MSKKIYDVIVIGGGAAGMSAGIYSGRAKMKTLVLEQGSVGGQAKTTNEIVNYPGIRHTTGPELMEQMHLQAEDFGVAFAQAEVLEAQLEGEIKVLKTTNGDYETRSVIIATGATPRTLGFPGEAEYRGRGVAYCATCDGEFYTGLEVFVIGAGFAAAEEAIFLTRFARKVTVIAREPEFTCAKTIADKVLAHPKIEVKFNTEVVEATGDELLRRVKFINNQTNETFEHVAQDDETFGIFIFAGYVPQTKVFNGLVDMDKFGYIITDENMHTSVEGVYAAGDLRPKVLRQVVTAVADGAIASLEAEKYVAHEKERLGIVEEEVEVAPQPKEVKEEKAPAKEVAKGGQSALLNDALRGQIAGILGRMENNVTLVTIVDPANAKSIELRDLVMDIANLGDKLEAIVKTKGEDVALEEKVNADKFPVVALLDQDGNYAGVKFHGVPGGHELNSFLLAIYNLAGPGQALDAQVLEAIKSLDKKVNIKVAVSLSCHLCPDVVVSAQRIAIENPNVEAEMLDIANFPELKTKHKVMSVPCMIVNDEKIAFGSKSIQEMLNLIA from the coding sequence ATGTCAAAGAAAATTTATGATGTAATTGTAATTGGTGGCGGGGCTGCCGGAATGTCTGCAGGGATTTATTCAGGGCGCGCAAAAATGAAAACATTAGTGCTTGAGCAAGGATCAGTAGGTGGTCAAGCAAAAACAACAAATGAAATTGTGAATTACCCAGGGATTCGTCATACGACAGGGCCAGAATTAATGGAACAAATGCATCTACAAGCTGAAGATTTTGGTGTAGCTTTTGCTCAAGCTGAAGTGTTAGAAGCTCAACTTGAAGGTGAAATTAAAGTGTTAAAAACAACAAACGGGGACTATGAAACTCGTTCAGTGATTATCGCAACAGGTGCGACACCACGTACACTTGGATTCCCAGGAGAAGCAGAGTACCGTGGACGCGGGGTTGCTTACTGTGCAACGTGTGATGGGGAGTTCTACACAGGACTTGAGGTGTTTGTCATCGGTGCTGGATTTGCGGCAGCAGAAGAAGCAATTTTCTTAACTCGTTTTGCTCGTAAAGTAACAGTTATCGCCCGTGAGCCAGAGTTTACATGTGCAAAAACAATTGCGGATAAAGTTTTAGCTCATCCAAAAATTGAAGTTAAATTCAATACTGAAGTGGTAGAAGCAACAGGGGATGAATTATTACGTCGCGTTAAATTTATTAATAATCAAACAAATGAAACATTTGAACATGTGGCGCAAGATGATGAAACATTCGGAATCTTTATTTTCGCTGGATACGTGCCACAAACAAAAGTATTTAATGGTTTAGTTGACATGGATAAATTCGGATACATTATCACGGATGAAAACATGCACACAAGTGTTGAAGGGGTTTATGCAGCCGGAGATTTACGTCCTAAAGTATTACGCCAAGTGGTTACTGCTGTGGCTGACGGAGCGATTGCTTCTCTTGAAGCTGAAAAATATGTGGCGCATGAGAAGGAACGTTTAGGAATTGTAGAGGAAGAGGTAGAAGTTGCTCCACAACCTAAAGAAGTGAAAGAAGAAAAAGCACCAGCTAAAGAAGTAGCAAAAGGTGGACAATCTGCTTTATTAAATGATGCGTTACGTGGACAAATCGCTGGAATTTTAGGGCGTATGGAAAACAATGTCACACTTGTGACGATTGTTGATCCTGCTAATGCAAAATCGATTGAATTACGTGACTTAGTGATGGACATTGCGAATTTAGGAGATAAATTAGAGGCTATCGTCAAAACAAAAGGTGAAGATGTGGCGTTAGAAGAAAAAGTGAATGCCGATAAATTCCCAGTTGTTGCGTTACTTGACCAAGATGGAAATTATGCGGGTGTGAAGTTCCACGGTGTTCCTGGTGGGCATGAATTAAATTCATTCTTACTCGCGATTTATAACTTAGCTGGACCTGGACAAGCTTTAGATGCTCAAGTATTAGAAGCGATTAAATCACTTGATAAAAAAGTAAATATTAAAGTGGCGGTTTCTTTATCATGTCACTTATGTCCAGATGTTGTTGTTTCAGCTCAACGTATTGCGATTGAAAATCCAAATGTAGAAGCTGAGATGTTAGACATCGCCAACTTCCCAGAATTAAAAACAAAACATAAAGTGATGTCAGTTCCATGTATGATCGTAAATGATGAAAAAATCGCGTTTGGATCAAAATCAATCCAAGAGATGTTAAACCTAATTGCTTAA